In Aspergillus flavus chromosome 3, complete sequence, one genomic interval encodes:
- the aflQ gene encoding O-methylsterigmatocystin oxidoreductase (aflQ/ ordA/ ord-1/ oxidoreductase/ cytochrome P450 monooxigenase): MIYSIIICAGALLGLWILEKLLAPKDTRPPLPPGPWRKPIIGNLTDFPPKGTPEWLFWAKHQERYGPMSSLEVMGQTIIMINDAQLGIEIMHKKSALSQMIPDAPFAHMAGWGMSLATERNRQAWKTIRANMKQEIGTRRAISTFHPKMEIGIRRFLLRTLDNPDDLRFHIRKEANAFMMDVAYGYTIAPHGKDELYDLTQQSVRQFSHIFSPGEWSVNFFPILRYVPSWFPGASFQIKAAEYKRTIERMTMVPYLWIKDQVARGCSRPSILLRLLQKGHYESGSHQEQVLVWTNAEFVMGGSDTTVSAVSSFFVAMALYPEVQRKAREELDRVVGPTTLATFEHRSQLPFIDALVKEVFRWHPASPLGAPHITQEDQIWDGYLLPKGALLLPNIWTFTHDPSVYHDPMVFKPERFLEGKDSPPETDPMKFVFGFGRRICPGRFVTDEKLFLIACHAVSCFFISPKDPGAPEPDWLPGVISQPGAFDLNVVPRSPAHEELIRSIETDHPWKNADATDISRFMARNQMI, encoded by the exons ATGATCTATAGCATAATTATTTGTGCAGGGGCCTTGCTGGGCTTGTGGATTCTGGAGAAGCTGCTGGCGCCCAAAGACACgcgtcctcctcttcccccaGGACCGTGGAGGAAGCCTATCATTGGCAACCTGACTGACTTTCCACCCAAGGGAACTCCAGAATGGCTATTCTGGGCGAAGCATCAAGAACGATATG GGCCCATGAGCTCTCTGGAGGTTATGGGACAGACCATTATCATGATCAACGACGCGCAGCTGGGTATAGAGATTATGCACAAGAAGTCAGCCTTGAGTCAGATGATCCCAGATGCCCCTTTTGCACATAT GGCGGGGTGGGGCATGAGCTTAGCCACCGAACGCAATAGGCAAGCATGGAAGACGATTCGAGCAAATATGAAACAGGAAATCGGGACAAGGCGAGCCATCTCGACCTTTCATCCCAAGATGGAAATCGGGATTCGACGGTTCTTGTTGAGGACTTTAGATAACCCGGACGACCTTCGGTTCCATATCCGAAA GGAAGCCAACGCCTTCATGATGGATGTGGCCTATGGGTACACGATTGCGCCGCATGGAAAAGATGAGTTGTATGATCTGACCCAACAGTCGGTTCGGCAGTTTTCGCACATCTTCTCGCCAGGAGAGTGGAGTGTCAATTTCTTCCCGATAT TGCGATACGTACCATCCTGGTTCCCCGGAGCCTCGTTCCAAATTAAGGCAGCGGAATACAAGCGGACCATCGAAAGGATGACTATGGTCCCCTACTTATGGATAAAGGATCAGGTCGCTCGCGGCTGCTCTCGTCCTTCCATCCTCTTGCGGTTGTTGCAGAAAGGCCACTATGAATCTGGATCACATCAAGAGCAGGTTTTGGTATGGACTAATGCCGAATTCGTTATGGGAGGATCGGACACG ACAGTGTCCGCAGTGTCTAGCTTTTTTGTGGCCATGGCCCTGTACCCCGAGGTGCAACGCAAGGCGCGCGAGGAACTCGACCGAGTCGTGGGACCAACTACTCTGGCGACCTTTGAGCACCGTTCGCAGTTACCCTTTATTGACGCCCTTGTCAAGGAGGTGTTTCGATGGCATCCTGCCTCCCCTTTGGGTGCACCCCATATCACGCAGGAGGATCAGATCTGGGATGGCTATCTACTGCCCAAAGGTGCTCTTCTACTGCCGAATATCTG GACGTTTACCCATGATCCCAGTGTCTATCACGACCCCATGGTGTTCAAGCCAGAGCGATTCCTCGAGGGAAAAGACTCCCCGCCAGAAACAGATCCCATGAAATTTGTGTTCGGCTTTGGGCGTCGCATATGCCCCGGTCGGTTTGTAACAGACGAGAAGCTGTTTTTAATTGCGTGCCACGCGGTCAgctgcttcttcatctcgCCCAAGGATCCAGGAGCTCCGGAACCCGACTGGTTGCCGGGCGTAATCAGTCAACCGGGCGCCTTTGACCTCAATGTGGTCCCTCGCAGCCCTGCTCACGAAGAATTGATTCGCTCAATTGAGACGGACCATCCCTGGAAGAATGCCGATGCTACTGACATCTCCCGATTCATGGCCAGGAATCAGATGATTTGA
- the aflP gene encoding aflP/ omtA/ omt-1/ O-methyltransferase A (Sterigmatocystin 8-O-methyltransferase), translating into MTLPNKAALVGLAHTLSEQVKRYLVTADETKSPEDHKLCIEGERTPSSTEHAQAWEIVRTCDRIGSLVHGPVPWLLSNALSHLDSACLAAATQLNLQDIIVDGPSPTSLDTIVTATGVSEDLLRRILRGCAQRFIFEEVAPDQYAHTDASKMLRVTGIHALVGFSCDEVMRSAAYFSNFLQQTKGKPPSWNVPSPFSLAFDPTKGLFDYYSTVDEVRGRRFDLGMGGTEATKPLVEEMFDFSSLPEGSTVVDVGGGRGHLSRRVSQKHPHLRFIVQDLPAVIHGVEDTDKVTMMEHDIRRRNPVRGADVYLLRSILHDYPDAACVEILSNIVTAMDPSKSRILLDEMIMPDLLAQDSQRFMNQIDMTVVLTLNGKERSTKEWNSLITMVDNRLETEKIWWRKGEEGSHWGVQQLRLRK; encoded by the exons ATGACACTACCGAACAAAGCCGCCCTCGTGGGCCTTGCACACACGCTTTCAGAGCAGGTAAAGCGTTATCTGGTCACGGCAGATGAGACGAAGAGTCCCGAAGACCATAAACTCTGTATTGAAGGAGAGAGAactccctcctccaccgaACACGCACAGGCCTGGGAGATCGTGCGTACCTGCGACCGCATCGGCTCCTTAGTTCATGGCCCGGTTCCCTGGCTCCTAAGCAACGCGTTGTCCCATCTCGATAGCGCCTGTCTAGCTGCTGCCACCCAGCTCAACCTACAGGATATCATTGTGGACGGACCTAGTCCCACATCACTCGACACAATCGTCACCGCAACCGGAGTATCAGAGGATTTACTAC gACGGATTCTTCGAGGATGTGCCCAGCGCTTCATTTTCGAGGAGGTTGCCCCTGATCAATACGCCCACACGGATGCCTCAAAGATGTTGCGAGTAACGGGCATTCATGCCTTGGTTGGATTCTC ATGTGACGAAGTGATGCGGTCGGCTGCCTACTTTTCCAACTTCTTGCAGCAGACGAAAGGCAAACCTCCGAGTTGGAATGTGCCTTCACCTTTCTCATTGGCATTTGATC CTACCAAAGGGCTATTTGACTATTACAGCACTGTGGACGAGGTTCGCGGCCGCCGCTTTGATCTAGGTATGGGTGGCACCGAAGCCACGAAGCCACTGGTAGAGGAGATGTTTGATTTCAGCAGTCTACCTGAGGGGAGCACCGTCGTCGATGTCGGCGGCGGTCGTGGTCATCTCAGCCGACGGGTTTCGCAAAAGCATCCCCACCTCAGGTTCATCGTACAGGACCTGCCTGCCGTCATTCACGGAGTTGAGGACACTGATAAAGTCACCATGATGGAGCATGACATTCGGCGCCGCAACCCAGTGCGTGGCGCCGATGTCTATCTTCTCCGATCTATTCTACATGACTATCCCGATGC TGCATGCGTTGAAATCCTCTCTAACATCGTCACCGCCATGGACCCAAGCAAGTCGCGCATCCTTCTGGACGAAATGATTATGCCCGATCTTTTGGCCCAGGATTCGCAGCGCTTCATGAATCAGATCGACATGACGGTTGTTCTGACATTGAACGGGAAGGAGAGGTCTACCAAGGAGTGGAATTCGCTTATTACGATGGTAGATAATAGACTGGAGACTGAGAAGATATGGTGGCGCAAAGGCGAGGAAGGGTCTCACTGGGGCGTTCAACAACTGCGTTTGCGCAAGTAG